A window of Micromonospora eburnea genomic DNA:
CCGCCGGATACGACGGCCATCCAGCATCGTTCGACGAGTACCTGGCCCGCCTCGACGACCAGCCACCCAGCGACCAGCAGAAGTACCTCGACGTGAAACAACCGGTGTACGCCCGCGCAAACGCCTACGCCGCGGGGGCCCGGCCGTTCGAGGGTGAACGTGAACCACGGGTATTGGGCGCCGCGACAGCGATCGTTGTCGACGAGGGTGACGCGGTCTGGCTCATCACCGATCTCCCCGAAGCGTTCGACGAGGCTCGCATCGGTGTGGTCACCGGCCGGGATCTGGAACGGGTCCGTTGCGCCGACGCGGAGTTCGAGGAGGCAGGCGGCGGCCCTGCCGTCATGGACATCGATCTCACGGGCGAACCCAGGCAACCTGGACGAGATGGCGCAGTCGGCCCGATCGCGGGCCTTCCGTCCGGGACGAGCCGAACGCGCATCTTCTGATGACAGACCCGTCCGGGGCGGTCCTGACTGTCCTGGCCAACGGGTAAGCGTGTGGGGCTGGTGCGGCGGGCTCGGTGCGAGGCCGGGTCCGCCGCACCGCGGTGCCGGCCGAGCGAGGCCGACAACGACCTTTGGATTCACGGCCGTACCGTCACGGCGCCGATTGTGGGGCCGCGGCCGGCCCGCGCTTGGCCCGCTGGATCTGCTCGTAGACGTGGGTCCGCAGTTCGGTGAACCGGGGCAAGACACGGGTGGTGAGCTGATCGCGCTCGTGCGGGAGGTCGATCACGAGGTCCTCCTGCCTATCTGCTGGCAACCACGAACGGTAGTTGCAGGTCAACTACCGTTCGATGCCTGCTTGGTTGCTGTGCTGGTCCGTGCAGCGGCGAGCAGGCTCAGCGCGGAGGCACGGGGTGCGGGGTCGGGTAGTGCGAGTGCGGCGGGGACGCGGAACGGTGGGTCTGGCTGGACGAGGGCGACGGCGGTGGAGTCTTGCGAGACGGCGCCGGCGGGGAGCAGTGTCCAGCACCTTCCAGAGGCAATGGGCCCGGCAAAGAGGTCTTGGACTCGGGTCAGAGCCGGCCCCACGCGGGGGGTGAAACCGGCCGCTTGACAGGCGGCCGTGACCAGGTCGTAGACGCCGGGGTTATCTGCGCGGGCGGGTCGGGCCAGGGGGAGTTCAGCGAGCGTGGCGAGGTTGCTGGCGATGCGGGCGTATGCGGCGGGGACGGCCAGGACGAGCGGCTCGTCCCAGAGGTGATGAACCCGCACGCCCGGGGTGTCCGGTGGCGCTGTCACGAATGCGGCATCGAGGTCGTCAGCGGCGAGGGCGGCGAGCTGACCGGTCGTTGAGGCGGAGCTTGTCACCTGGAGCGTGATGCCGGGTTGGGCGTTGCGGACAGATGCAAGAGCAGCTTCGATACGCGGGTTGAACACGACGCTGCTGCCGATGCGCAGTAAGCCGGTGTTACCGGCGGCGATGTCGACGGCGGCAGCGGCGGCACGATCGATGCCGCGTAGCGCGCGGCGCGCGTGGGCGAGGAATGCCTGGCCGTCCGGGGTGAGCCGGGCCCGACGGTGGGACCGGTCGAACAAGGTCAGTCCGAGTTCGCGTTCCAGCTGCGCGACCTGCTTGCTTACCGCTGATTGCACGATGTGCAGGGACTCCGC
This region includes:
- a CDS encoding LysR family transcriptional regulator, producing MEVRQLRYFVAVAECEHFGRAAESLHIVQSAVSKQVAQLERELGLTLFDRSHRRARLTPDGQAFLAHARRALRGIDRAAAAAVDIAAGNTGLLRIGSSVVFNPRIEAALASVRNAQPGITLQVTSSASTTGQLAALAADDLDAAFVTAPPDTPGVRVHHLWDEPLVLAVPAAYARIASNLATLAELPLARPARADNPGVYDLVTAACQAAGFTPRVGPALTRVQDLFAGPIASGRCWTLLPAGAVSQDSTAVALVQPDPPFRVPAALALPDPAPRASALSLLAAARTSTATKQASNGS